A window of the Butyricimonas faecalis genome harbors these coding sequences:
- a CDS encoding FecCD family ABC transporter permease, translating to MRSRPVILFTALSVLTVGLFLLDLAVGAVRIPVGDVWAALTGGDCPRTTAKIVLNIRLIKAVVALLAGAALSVSGLQMQTLFRNPLAGPYVLGISSGASLGVALVVLAGVGSSIGIAGAAWLGAAVVLLVIAAVGHRIKDIMVILILGMMFSSGVSAVVQILQYLSKEEALKAFVIWTMGSLGDVTVPQLAILLPSVIVGLLLAVWTIKPLNLLLFGEEYAVTMGLNIRRSRGLLFLSTTLLAGTVTAFCGPIGFIGLAMPHVARMLFREADHRVLLPGTLLSGAAVLLLCDIVSKMFTLPVNAITALLGIPIVVWVVLRNKSMTV from the coding sequence ATGCGTTCACGCCCCGTCATCCTGTTCACCGCGTTGTCCGTGCTTACGGTCGGCCTCTTCCTGTTGGATTTGGCTGTGGGCGCGGTTCGCATTCCCGTCGGCGACGTATGGGCGGCCCTGACGGGCGGCGACTGCCCGCGGACTACGGCGAAAATCGTACTGAACATACGGCTGATAAAGGCGGTTGTGGCTCTGCTGGCCGGGGCGGCGCTATCGGTCAGCGGCTTGCAGATGCAGACATTGTTCCGCAATCCGCTGGCCGGCCCCTACGTGCTGGGCATCAGCTCGGGTGCAAGCCTCGGCGTGGCGCTCGTGGTGCTGGCAGGCGTCGGCTCGTCGATAGGCATCGCCGGAGCGGCTTGGCTGGGTGCGGCCGTCGTGCTGCTCGTAATCGCTGCCGTCGGACACCGCATAAAGGACATTATGGTGATATTGATTTTGGGTATGATGTTCTCGTCAGGCGTGAGCGCTGTCGTGCAGATATTGCAATATCTGAGCAAAGAGGAGGCGTTAAAGGCGTTCGTCATCTGGACGATGGGGTCGCTCGGCGACGTGACGGTGCCGCAGCTCGCCATCCTCCTTCCGTCGGTCATCGTCGGGTTGCTGCTGGCCGTATGGACGATCAAACCGCTCAACCTCCTGCTCTTCGGCGAGGAATATGCCGTAACGATGGGACTGAATATCCGCCGTTCGCGCGGTCTGCTGTTTCTCTCGACGACGCTGCTGGCCGGCACGGTAACGGCTTTCTGCGGCCCGATCGGCTTCATCGGTCTTGCCATGCCTCACGTCGCGCGGATGCTCTTCCGCGAGGCCGACCACCGCGTGCTCCTGCCGGGAACCCTTCTCTCGGGGGCGGCGGTATTGCTTCTTTGCGATATCGTTTCCAAAATGTTCACTTTGCCCGTAAATGCCATTACCGCACTGCTGGGAATCCCGATAGTCGTATGGGTGGTTTTACGCAATAAATCGATGACGGTATGA
- a CDS encoding ABC transporter substrate-binding protein, which produces MKVLKNLSLMVLLALAFAGCRGKSSQLADFNKQLYAPEYASGFKIERADGRQSVLVSVMNPWQGADSVTTRLFISRNGEPVPEGFDGQVLEGDAQRIVAMSSTHIAMLDAIGETARVVGVSGLDYISNPDIQARRDSIGDVGYEGNINYELLLSLDPDLVLLFGVNGASAMESKLKELGIPFMYVGDYLEESPLGKAEWLVALSEVVGKRAKGEKVFADIPIRYNALKQKVSGAVLDAPSVMLNTPYGDSWFMPSTENYAVRLITDAGGDYIYKKNTGNSSTPIDLEEAYLLASEADMWLNVGMANTLDELKAACPKFADTRCVRNGYVYNNNARTNAAGGNDYYESAIVNPDLLLRDLVKIFHPELVEEDFVYYKQLK; this is translated from the coding sequence ATGAAAGTATTAAAGAATTTGAGCCTGATGGTGCTGCTTGCGCTGGCATTTGCAGGCTGTCGTGGCAAGAGTTCCCAACTTGCCGATTTCAACAAACAGCTTTACGCTCCCGAATATGCCTCGGGATTCAAGATTGAAAGAGCAGACGGCAGACAGAGCGTGCTGGTTTCCGTCATGAATCCGTGGCAGGGCGCGGATAGCGTCACCACCCGGTTGTTCATCTCCCGTAACGGGGAACCCGTTCCCGAGGGTTTCGACGGGCAGGTCCTCGAAGGGGATGCGCAGCGCATCGTGGCGATGTCCTCGACCCATATCGCCATGCTCGACGCCATCGGCGAGACGGCACGTGTGGTCGGCGTTTCGGGACTCGACTATATCTCCAATCCCGACATTCAGGCACGCCGCGACAGCATCGGCGACGTGGGTTACGAGGGAAATATCAATTATGAACTTCTGTTGTCGCTCGACCCTGACCTTGTGCTGCTTTTCGGCGTGAACGGGGCCAGTGCGATGGAGAGCAAACTCAAGGAGCTCGGCATCCCGTTCATGTATGTCGGCGATTATCTCGAAGAATCTCCGCTGGGCAAAGCCGAATGGCTGGTGGCGCTTTCGGAGGTCGTCGGGAAACGCGCGAAGGGCGAAAAGGTATTCGCGGATATTCCGATCCGATACAATGCGCTGAAACAGAAAGTGTCCGGTGCCGTTCTCGATGCCCCGTCGGTCATGCTCAATACGCCCTACGGCGATTCGTGGTTCATGCCCTCGACGGAAAACTATGCCGTGCGGCTGATTACCGACGCCGGAGGCGACTACATCTACAAGAAGAACACGGGCAACTCTTCGACGCCTATCGACTTGGAGGAGGCATACCTGCTCGCTTCGGAGGCCGATATGTGGCTGAACGTCGGCATGGCGAACACACTCGACGAACTGAAAGCCGCCTGCCCGAAGTTCGCCGATACCCGCTGCGTCCGAAACGGCTATGTCTATAACAACAACGCCCGCACCAATGCCGCCGGAGGCAACGACTACTACGAATCGGCCATCGTGAATCCCGACCTTCTTCTGCGCGACCTCGTGAAGATATTCCACCCCGAGTTGGTCGAAGAAGATTTCGTATACTACAAACAACTGAAATAG
- a CDS encoding ABC transporter ATP-binding protein has product MIELCDFSIGYAEKRLLDKVDASFKRGQLTALIGRNGTGKSTLLRAIAGLNHNYCGKILLDGHCIANMRTPEKARQLAFVTTERTRIANLRCEDVVAIGRAPYTNWIGRMQPQDREIVMRSLSSVGMEAYAGRTMDKMSDGECQRIMIARALAQETPVILLDEPTSFLDMPNRYELCSLLARLAHAEGKCILFSTHELDIALSLSDRIALIDTPVLHCLPTSEMIRSGHIERLFNNAAVQFDPVSGIVKSMPRD; this is encoded by the coding sequence ATGATAGAACTGTGCGATTTTTCCATAGGCTACGCAGAGAAGAGGCTTCTCGATAAGGTCGATGCCTCTTTCAAAAGAGGACAGCTGACTGCCCTTATTGGCAGGAACGGCACGGGGAAATCTACACTTCTCCGTGCCATAGCCGGACTGAATCATAATTATTGCGGTAAAATCCTGCTCGACGGACATTGTATCGCAAACATGAGAACTCCGGAGAAGGCAAGGCAACTGGCATTTGTCACGACCGAGCGCACACGCATCGCCAACCTGCGGTGCGAGGATGTCGTGGCTATCGGCCGCGCCCCTTACACCAACTGGATCGGCCGCATGCAGCCTCAAGATAGGGAAATCGTCATGCGGTCGCTCTCTTCGGTCGGAATGGAGGCGTATGCCGGCCGCACGATGGATAAGATGTCGGACGGTGAATGCCAGCGCATTATGATAGCCCGTGCTCTGGCTCAGGAAACGCCCGTCATCCTGTTGGACGAGCCGACCTCGTTTCTTGACATGCCCAACCGTTACGAATTGTGTTCCCTGCTCGCACGGTTAGCGCATGCTGAGGGCAAATGCATTCTGTTCTCCACTCACGAACTGGATATAGCCCTCTCGCTGAGTGACAGAATAGCCCTTATCGATACGCCCGTCCTTCACTGTCTGCCGACCTCCGAAATGATCCGCAGCGGGCATATCGAGCGGCTGTTCAACAATGCCGCCGTACAATTCGACCCCGTGAGCGGGATCGTGAAATCCATGCCAAGAGACTGA